A single window of Mycolicibacterium madagascariense DNA harbors:
- a CDS encoding class II 3-deoxy-7-phosphoheptulonate synthase codes for MNWTVDVPIDQLPELPPLSHDLRERLDAALAKPAAQQPSWPADQAKAMRTVLESVPPVTVPSEVERLKGHLADVARGEAFLLQGGDCAETFVDNTEPHIRANIRTLLQMAVVLTYGASMPVVKVARIAGQYAKPRSADIDALGLKSYRGDMINGFAPDASVRDHDASRLVRAYANASAAMNLVRALTSSGLASLESVHDWNREFVRTSPAGARYEALAAEIDRALRFMSACGVNDRNLQTAEIYASHEALVLDYERAMLRLSEKETAEGSVPALYDLSAHYVWIGDRTRQLDGAHVAFAEVISNPIGVKIGPNMTPELAVEYVERLDPHHEAGRLTLVSRLGNGKVRDLLPPIIEKVQATGHQVIWQCDPMHGNTHESSTGYKTRHFDRIVDEVQGFFEVHRALGTHPGGIHVEITGENVTECLGGAQDISDSDLAGRYETACDPRLNTQQSLELAFLVAEMLRD; via the coding sequence GTGAACTGGACCGTCGACGTACCCATCGACCAGCTGCCGGAGCTGCCTCCGCTCTCGCACGACCTGCGGGAACGGCTCGACGCCGCCCTGGCCAAGCCGGCCGCCCAACAGCCCAGCTGGCCCGCGGATCAGGCGAAGGCCATGCGGACGGTGCTGGAGAGCGTGCCGCCGGTGACCGTGCCCTCGGAGGTCGAACGCCTCAAGGGTCACCTCGCCGACGTCGCGCGCGGCGAGGCGTTCCTGCTGCAGGGCGGTGACTGCGCCGAGACGTTCGTGGACAACACCGAACCGCACATCCGCGCCAACATCCGGACGCTGCTGCAGATGGCCGTCGTGCTCACCTACGGGGCGAGCATGCCGGTGGTCAAGGTCGCCCGCATCGCGGGGCAGTACGCCAAGCCGCGCTCGGCCGACATCGACGCGCTGGGCCTGAAGTCCTACCGCGGCGACATGATCAACGGTTTCGCCCCCGACGCGTCGGTCCGCGACCACGACGCGTCCCGGCTGGTGCGGGCCTACGCCAACGCGAGCGCCGCGATGAACCTCGTCCGCGCCCTGACGTCGTCGGGCCTGGCGTCGCTGGAGTCGGTGCACGACTGGAACCGCGAATTCGTCAGGACCTCGCCGGCGGGGGCCAGGTACGAGGCGCTGGCCGCCGAGATCGACCGCGCGCTGCGTTTCATGAGCGCTTGCGGTGTCAACGACCGCAACCTGCAGACCGCCGAGATCTACGCCAGCCACGAGGCGCTGGTGCTCGACTACGAGCGGGCCATGCTGCGACTGTCGGAGAAGGAGACGGCCGAGGGTTCGGTCCCCGCGCTCTACGACCTGTCGGCGCACTACGTGTGGATCGGCGACCGCACCCGCCAGTTGGACGGGGCGCACGTCGCGTTCGCCGAGGTCATCTCCAACCCGATCGGGGTGAAGATCGGCCCCAACATGACCCCGGAGCTGGCCGTCGAGTACGTCGAGCGGCTCGATCCGCACCACGAGGCGGGTCGGCTGACGCTGGTGAGCCGGCTCGGCAACGGCAAGGTGCGTGACCTGCTGCCGCCGATCATCGAGAAGGTGCAGGCCACCGGCCACCAGGTGATCTGGCAGTGCGATCCGATGCACGGCAACACCCACGAGTCCTCGACGGGCTACAAGACGCGCCACTTCGACCGCATCGTCGACGAGGTGCAGGGCTTCTTCGAGGTGCACCGGGCGCTGGGCACGCACCCCGGGGGCATCCACGTCGAGATCACCGGTGAGAACGTCACCGAATGTCTCGGTGGGGCACAAGACATCTCGGATTCGGATCTGGCGGGACGCTACGAGACGGCCTGCGATCCGCGGCTCAACACCCAGCAGTCCCTGGAGTTGGCGTTCCTGGTCGCCGAGATGCTGCGCGACTGA
- a CDS encoding LppM family (lipo)protein, with translation MLLLAVLAPMIAGCVRVHASLTVSPDDHVSGQIIAAAKAKDSNDKGPQLLNSLPFSDKVSVTPYAQDDYVGSQAVFSDLTFSELPQLANMNNDAAGVDVSLRRAGDLVILEGRADLTSLNDPDADVSLNVSFPGDVTSTNGQQVASDTVQWTLKPGVVSTMNAQARYTDPSARSFTGAAIWLAVAAFVVAGIIGGVAWASRDRQPVLANPHEPR, from the coding sequence ATGCTCCTGCTGGCGGTGCTGGCGCCCATGATCGCGGGCTGCGTGCGGGTGCACGCCTCCCTCACCGTCTCCCCCGACGACCACGTGTCCGGACAGATCATCGCGGCGGCGAAGGCCAAGGACTCCAACGACAAGGGCCCGCAGCTGCTCAACAGCCTGCCCTTCAGCGACAAGGTGTCGGTGACGCCCTACGCCCAGGACGATTACGTCGGGTCGCAGGCGGTGTTCTCCGACCTGACCTTCTCCGAACTCCCGCAGCTGGCGAACATGAACAACGACGCCGCGGGCGTCGACGTCTCGCTGCGCCGCGCCGGTGACCTGGTGATCCTCGAGGGCCGCGCCGACCTGACGTCCCTCAACGACCCCGACGCCGACGTCTCGCTCAACGTGTCCTTCCCCGGTGACGTCACGTCGACCAACGGGCAGCAGGTCGCCTCCGACACCGTGCAGTGGACGCTCAAACCCGGCGTCGTGAGCACGATGAACGCCCAGGCCCGCTACACCGACCCCAGCGCACGGTCCTTCACGGGTGCGGCCATCTGGCTGGCCGTCGCCGCGTTCGTGGTCGCGGGCATCATCGGCGGCGTGGCGTGGGCGAGTCGCGACCGCCAACCCGTGCTGGCCAATCCGCACGAGCCGCGCTGA
- a CDS encoding SRPBCC family protein, whose translation MADKTAQTIHIDADPATVMDVIADIGSYPDWVAEYKETEVLDTDDQGYPKTARLVLDAAVLKDTMVLAYTWPADRASVTWSLVSSSLLRALDGKYLLSPKGSGTDVTYELSVDLVIPMIGLLKRKAERRLTDTALKDLKKRVEAD comes from the coding sequence GTGGCGGACAAGACTGCGCAGACGATCCACATCGACGCCGACCCGGCGACGGTGATGGACGTCATCGCCGACATCGGTTCCTACCCGGACTGGGTGGCGGAGTACAAGGAGACCGAGGTCCTCGACACCGACGACCAGGGCTACCCGAAGACGGCCCGGCTGGTGCTCGACGCCGCGGTGCTCAAGGACACGATGGTGCTGGCCTACACCTGGCCCGCCGATCGCGCGTCGGTCACCTGGTCGCTGGTGTCCAGCTCGCTGCTGCGGGCGCTGGACGGGAAATACCTGTTGTCTCCCAAGGGTTCTGGCACCGACGTGACCTATGAGCTGTCGGTGGACCTGGTCATCCCCATGATCGGACTGCTCAAGCGCAAGGCCGAGCGCCGGCTCACCGACACCGCGCTGAAGGATCTGAAGAAACGAGTCGAGGCTGACTGA
- a CDS encoding protein kinase domain-containing protein: MDASQRSDPLVGLVLDRRYRIDAMIATGGMSSVYRGLDLRLDRPVACKVMDSRYAGDQQFLARFQREARAVARLKDPGLVAVYDQGLDGHHPFLIMELIEGGTLRELLRERGPMPPHAVAAVLAPILGGLAAAHRAGLVHRDVKPENVLISDDGEVKIADFGLVRAVAEAKVTSTSVILGTAAYLSPEQVGTGDAGPGSDVYGVGILAYELLTGSTPFDGDSALAVAYQRMDHDVPPPSAAIAGVPPQFDELVRRATRRSPEQRYPDAAVMAADLQAIVEELGLPPFRVPAPQNSAQHAAATALHSRMGPDDGDHRMPAPPPRQHTRAMTRGPEDWGSTENRSAASHFAGIAIDELEWARQRSRRIVLFWLVGILTLTALVAAGAWTLGSNLQGLI, encoded by the coding sequence GTGGATGCCAGCCAGCGTTCGGACCCGCTCGTGGGTCTCGTGTTGGACCGGCGCTACCGGATCGACGCCATGATCGCGACCGGCGGCATGTCCTCGGTGTACCGGGGGCTCGATCTGCGGCTGGACCGGCCGGTGGCGTGCAAGGTCATGGACTCCCGGTACGCGGGCGATCAGCAGTTCCTGGCCCGGTTCCAGCGCGAGGCCCGTGCGGTCGCGCGGTTGAAGGACCCCGGCCTGGTCGCCGTGTACGACCAGGGCCTCGACGGCCACCATCCCTTCCTGATCATGGAACTCATCGAGGGCGGCACGCTGCGCGAACTGCTGCGCGAGCGCGGCCCCATGCCCCCGCACGCGGTCGCCGCCGTGCTCGCACCCATCCTGGGTGGCCTCGCCGCCGCGCACCGGGCCGGCCTGGTGCACCGCGACGTCAAGCCCGAGAACGTGCTGATCTCCGACGACGGGGAGGTCAAGATCGCCGACTTCGGCCTGGTGCGCGCGGTCGCCGAGGCGAAGGTCACCTCGACCAGCGTCATCCTCGGCACCGCGGCGTACCTGTCGCCCGAGCAGGTCGGCACCGGGGACGCCGGACCGGGCAGCGACGTCTACGGCGTGGGGATCCTCGCCTACGAATTGCTCACCGGCAGCACGCCTTTCGACGGTGACAGTGCTCTCGCCGTCGCCTACCAGCGGATGGACCACGACGTGCCCCCGCCGAGTGCGGCGATCGCGGGCGTCCCACCCCAGTTCGACGAACTGGTGCGGCGGGCGACGCGGCGCTCCCCGGAGCAGCGCTACCCCGATGCGGCGGTGATGGCGGCGGACCTGCAGGCCATCGTCGAGGAACTGGGCCTGCCGCCGTTCCGGGTGCCCGCGCCGCAGAACTCCGCTCAGCACGCCGCCGCGACCGCCCTTCACAGCCGGATGGGACCCGACGACGGCGACCACCGGATGCCCGCTCCCCCGCCGCGGCAGCACACCCGGGCGATGACGCGTGGACCCGAGGACTGGGGAAGCACCGAGAATCGTTCGGCGGCAAGTCATTTCGCGGGCATCGCGATCGACGAGCTGGAGTGGGCGAGGCAGCGCAGTCGCCGCATCGTGCTGTTCTGGCTGGTCGGCATCCTCACGCTGACCGCGTTGGTCGCCGCCGGGGCGTGGACCCTGGGCAGCAACCTGCAGGGACTGATCTGA
- a CDS encoding lysophospholipid acyltransferase family protein, producing the protein MWYWLFKYVFMGPLLSLLGRPKVQGLEHVPNTGAVILASNHLAVADSFYLPLVVKRRITFLAKAEYFTGTGLKGWFQRWFYTAAGQVPIDRTDADSARAALTTAERIVKQGKLLGMYPEGTRSPDGRLYKGKTGLARLALETGVPVIPVAMIGTDVVNPPGSKMWHFGRVEVRFGKPMDFSRFEGLAGNRFIERAVIDEVMYELMRLSDQEYVDLYAADVKEAAEGAATPASRMPSAAAG; encoded by the coding sequence ATGTGGTATTGGCTGTTCAAGTACGTGTTCATGGGCCCGCTGCTCTCGCTGCTGGGGCGCCCGAAAGTCCAAGGGCTGGAACATGTTCCGAACACGGGCGCGGTCATCCTCGCCAGCAACCACCTCGCCGTCGCCGATAGCTTCTACCTGCCGTTGGTGGTGAAGCGCCGGATCACGTTCCTCGCCAAGGCCGAGTACTTCACCGGAACCGGTCTGAAGGGTTGGTTCCAGCGGTGGTTCTACACCGCCGCGGGACAGGTGCCGATCGACCGCACCGACGCCGACTCGGCGCGCGCCGCACTGACGACCGCCGAGCGCATCGTGAAGCAGGGCAAACTGCTCGGGATGTATCCCGAGGGCACCCGCTCACCCGACGGCCGGTTGTACAAGGGCAAGACGGGTCTCGCCCGGCTGGCACTGGAGACCGGGGTCCCGGTCATTCCGGTGGCGATGATCGGCACCGACGTCGTCAACCCGCCGGGGTCGAAGATGTGGCACTTCGGCCGCGTCGAGGTCCGCTTCGGCAAACCCATGGACTTCAGCCGCTTCGAGGGGCTCGCGGGCAACCGGTTCATCGAGCGGGCCGTCATCGACGAAGTGATGTACGAACTCATGCGGCTCTCCGACCAGGAGTACGTCGACCTGTACGCCGCCGACGTGAAAGAGGCCGCCGAGGGTGCGGCCACCCCGGCGTCGCGCATGCCGTCGGCCGCGGCGGGCTAG
- a CDS encoding alpha-(1->6)-mannopyranosyltransferase A: protein MTTPPVTAQPTRSRGDHVSRLARFAISTDGRPALLGCAGAALITLGGLGAGSTRLHDPLLESLQLSWLRFGHGLVVSSVLLWCGVAAMLAAWLWLGRRVVDRSATTYTMLATTGFWLTPLLLSVPVFSRDTYSYLAQGALLRDGFDPYLVGPVENANTLLDNVSPIWTTTTAPYGPVFILVAKFVTMAVGNHVIEGTMLLRLCMLPGLVMLIWAAPRVARHVGANGPAALWICVLNPLVIIHLMGGVHNEMLMVGLMMAAIALTLQDRPVWGVGLIAIAVAVKATAGIALPFMVWMWMRRLRDDRGLSGAKAFGVATAASLLIFVVVFAVVSWLAGVGLGWLTALAGSVKIINWLTIPTAVANVTNAVGGLFFPVNFYAVLDVARVVGVGIIAISLPLLWWRFRHDDREALTGIALAMLVVVLFVPAALPWYYTWPLAVLSALAQSRRAVAAVAGFSTWIMVIFKPDGSHGMYSWLQVGLATACAAAAWYSLATSPERADADAATVDAQ from the coding sequence ATGACGACGCCACCGGTGACCGCCCAACCGACCCGCTCCCGCGGCGACCACGTGTCGCGGCTGGCCCGATTCGCGATCTCGACGGACGGCAGGCCCGCCCTGCTGGGCTGCGCGGGCGCGGCGCTCATCACCCTCGGCGGGCTCGGCGCGGGGAGCACCCGCCTGCACGACCCCCTCCTGGAGTCGCTGCAGCTGTCGTGGCTGCGCTTCGGCCACGGGCTGGTCGTCTCGTCGGTGCTGCTGTGGTGCGGGGTGGCGGCGATGCTGGCCGCGTGGCTGTGGCTCGGTCGCCGCGTCGTGGACCGCTCGGCCACGACGTACACGATGCTCGCGACGACGGGCTTCTGGCTCACGCCGCTACTGCTGAGCGTCCCCGTCTTCAGCCGCGACACCTACTCCTACCTGGCGCAGGGCGCGCTGCTGCGCGACGGTTTCGACCCCTACCTCGTCGGACCGGTCGAGAACGCCAACACGCTGCTCGACAACGTCAGCCCGATCTGGACCACCACCACCGCCCCCTATGGACCGGTCTTCATCCTCGTCGCGAAATTCGTGACGATGGCCGTCGGCAACCACGTCATCGAGGGCACCATGCTGCTGCGGCTGTGCATGCTGCCCGGGCTCGTCATGCTGATCTGGGCGGCGCCCCGGGTCGCCCGGCACGTGGGCGCCAACGGGCCTGCCGCACTGTGGATCTGCGTGCTCAACCCGCTGGTGATCATCCATCTGATGGGCGGCGTCCACAACGAGATGCTGATGGTCGGCCTGATGATGGCCGCCATCGCACTCACGCTGCAGGACCGACCGGTGTGGGGCGTCGGGCTCATCGCCATCGCGGTCGCGGTCAAGGCGACCGCGGGCATCGCGCTGCCGTTCATGGTGTGGATGTGGATGCGCCGGTTGCGCGACGACCGCGGTCTCAGCGGCGCCAAGGCCTTTGGCGTCGCGACGGCGGCGTCGCTGCTGATCTTCGTGGTGGTCTTCGCCGTCGTGTCGTGGCTGGCCGGCGTCGGGCTCGGGTGGCTGACGGCGCTGGCGGGCTCGGTCAAGATCATCAACTGGCTCACCATCCCCACGGCCGTCGCCAACGTGACCAACGCGGTCGGCGGGCTGTTCTTCCCCGTCAACTTCTATGCGGTGCTCGACGTCGCCCGCGTGGTCGGCGTGGGAATCATCGCCATCTCACTTCCCTTGCTGTGGTGGAGGTTTCGCCACGACGACCGGGAAGCGCTCACCGGCATCGCGCTCGCGATGCTCGTCGTCGTGCTGTTCGTGCCCGCCGCCCTGCCCTGGTATTACACGTGGCCGCTGGCGGTCCTGTCCGCGCTGGCACAGAGCCGACGGGCGGTGGCGGCCGTCGCCGGCTTCTCGACGTGGATCATGGTGATCTTCAAACCCGATGGCTCCCACGGCATGTACTCGTGGCTGCAGGTCGGGCTGGCGACGGCCTGCGCGGCGGCGGCCTGGTACTCGCTGGCGACGTCCCCGGAGCGGGCCGACGCCGACGCGGCGACGGTCGACGCTCAGTAG
- a CDS encoding polyadenylate-specific 3'-exoribonuclease AS: MRYFYDTEFIDDGRTIELISIGVAAEDGREYYAVSTEFDPDRAGSWVRKHVLPKLPSPSSKAWRSRRQIRSDLEDFLDIDGDDTIELWAWVAAYDHVVLCQLWGPMVDLPPAIPRFTRELRQFWEERGSPRMPPRPRDSHDALVDARHNLLRFQLLTARSPRDDEDDGAWAARA; the protein is encoded by the coding sequence ATGCGCTACTTCTACGACACCGAGTTCATCGACGACGGGCGCACCATCGAGCTGATCTCGATCGGCGTCGCCGCCGAGGACGGCCGCGAATATTACGCCGTCTCAACCGAATTCGACCCCGACCGGGCCGGCTCCTGGGTGCGCAAGCACGTGCTGCCCAAGTTGCCGTCGCCGTCGTCGAAGGCGTGGCGGTCCCGGCGTCAGATCCGGTCGGACCTGGAGGACTTCCTCGACATCGACGGTGACGACACCATCGAGCTCTGGGCGTGGGTGGCGGCCTACGACCACGTCGTGCTGTGCCAGCTGTGGGGCCCGATGGTCGATCTGCCGCCGGCGATCCCCAGGTTCACCAGGGAGTTGCGCCAGTTCTGGGAAGAGCGGGGATCCCCGCGGATGCCGCCGCGGCCCAGGGATTCGCACGACGCCCTCGTCGACGCCAGGCACAACCTGCTCCGGTTCCAGCTGCTCACCGCGCGGTCCCCACGCGACGACGAGGACGACGGCGCCTGGGCCGCACGCGCCTGA
- a CDS encoding ArsA family ATPase, translated as MTERNVPDDPPAAGSARISLFVGKGGVGKSTLATATAVRDARHGLRVLIVSTDQAHSTGDVLGVPIVPTGERAPTRVLADLDAGADGSTGGFLDALALDTLALLEQRWREVAGVLAARFPESDIGDVAPEELSALPGIQEVLGLDEVGALAASGCWDHVVVDCASTADAMRMLTLPAALGMYLERAWPRHRRLSLAGDDAGTAGLVALLERVAAGTDRLGEMLTDSSRVSAHLVLTAERVVAAEATRTLGALALMGVSVDELIVNQILVQDDSFEYHNLPEHPAFDWYSERIAEQRAVLDELATTIGDVTLVLVPHLAGEPIGPKALAELLAGARQRDGSAPPGPVRPVVDRESGSGLDAVYRLRLELPQVDPGALTLGRVDDDLIIGAGGMRRRVRLASVLRRCTVVGAQLRGGELTVRFRPNPEVWPA; from the coding sequence CTGACTGAGCGCAACGTTCCGGACGACCCTCCCGCAGCAGGAAGCGCCAGGATCAGCCTCTTCGTCGGCAAGGGTGGAGTGGGCAAGTCCACCCTGGCCACCGCTACTGCGGTCCGTGACGCGCGCCATGGTCTGCGCGTGCTGATCGTCTCGACCGACCAGGCGCACTCGACGGGGGACGTGCTGGGCGTTCCCATCGTCCCCACCGGTGAGCGGGCTCCCACGCGGGTGCTCGCCGACCTCGACGCGGGTGCCGACGGCTCGACCGGTGGCTTCCTCGACGCGCTGGCCCTCGACACGCTGGCCCTGCTCGAGCAGCGGTGGCGGGAGGTGGCCGGCGTGCTGGCCGCCCGGTTCCCCGAATCCGACATCGGAGACGTTGCGCCAGAAGAGCTTTCGGCTCTGCCGGGCATTCAGGAAGTGCTGGGTCTCGACGAGGTGGGCGCGCTCGCGGCGTCGGGGTGCTGGGACCACGTCGTCGTGGACTGCGCCTCGACCGCGGATGCCATGCGGATGCTGACCCTGCCCGCCGCGCTGGGCATGTACCTCGAACGCGCCTGGCCGCGGCACCGCAGGTTGTCCCTCGCCGGGGACGACGCCGGCACCGCGGGCCTGGTCGCCCTGCTGGAGCGCGTCGCGGCAGGCACCGATCGGCTCGGCGAGATGCTCACCGACTCGAGTCGGGTCAGCGCCCACCTCGTCCTGACCGCCGAGCGGGTGGTCGCGGCCGAGGCGACCAGGACGCTGGGTGCCCTGGCCCTGATGGGGGTGTCCGTCGACGAGCTGATCGTCAATCAGATTCTGGTGCAGGACGATTCGTTCGAATACCACAACCTGCCCGAGCATCCCGCGTTCGACTGGTACAGCGAGCGGATCGCCGAGCAGCGCGCCGTGCTCGACGAGTTGGCCACCACGATCGGTGACGTCACGCTGGTGCTCGTCCCGCATCTCGCGGGCGAGCCGATCGGCCCGAAGGCGCTGGCCGAGCTGCTCGCCGGCGCCCGGCAGCGCGACGGCTCGGCGCCGCCGGGGCCGGTGCGCCCCGTCGTCGACCGGGAATCGGGCTCCGGGCTCGATGCGGTGTACCGGCTGAGACTAGAGTTGCCCCAGGTCGATCCCGGCGCCCTGACCCTGGGCCGGGTCGACGACGATCTGATCATCGGCGCCGGAGGCATGCGCCGCCGAGTGCGTCTGGCGTCCGTCCTGCGGAGGTGCACCGTGGTGGGCGCGCAGCTGCGCGGCGGTGAGCTGACGGTGCGATTCCGCCCGAACCCGGAGGTGTGGCCCGCGTGA
- a CDS encoding glycosyltransferase 87 family protein: MRIRQSPAWARWPIPAWRLFQLLTLAAVGWAGWRLLATTPYRIDIDVYRMGGRAWLDGTSLYRDGILFRTEAGLGLPFTYPPLAAAVFAPFAFLTLPGASATITVITFALLLVTTVIVLTRLQVWEASAAIPGPAWRRRCWLAAAIVAPAAVYLEPIRSNFDFGQINVVLMTLVIADCVPRKTPWPRGLLLGVAIALKLTPAVFLLYFLLRRDRRALLTSVASAVVATGIGFVVAPRDSWVYWTETVHDTDRIGTATYLTNQNIAGTLARLGLGATPRFVIWLVACFAVLALVAWAVRRILRGGDPPAPDVADSTVRAGEQSVLAVVCVAMFGLVVSPVSWSHHWVWALPAVLVTGVLAYRYRSVAMGAVSVVGILLMYFAPIHLMTEHKETSAALWRQMLGGSYVWWALALIAVAGIVVLRDRARTGPAVDAAPAHAVR; the protein is encoded by the coding sequence ATGAGAATTCGGCAGTCGCCCGCGTGGGCGCGGTGGCCAATCCCGGCGTGGCGGCTGTTTCAGCTGCTGACCCTGGCAGCGGTCGGCTGGGCGGGGTGGCGGCTGCTGGCGACGACGCCGTACCGGATCGACATCGACGTCTACCGGATGGGCGGGCGCGCCTGGCTCGACGGCACGTCGCTCTACCGCGACGGCATCTTGTTCCGCACCGAGGCCGGTCTGGGTCTGCCGTTCACCTATCCACCGCTCGCGGCGGCCGTCTTCGCCCCGTTCGCCTTCCTCACGCTGCCCGGCGCGAGCGCGACGATCACCGTCATCACCTTCGCGCTCCTGCTGGTCACGACGGTGATCGTGCTGACGCGACTGCAGGTGTGGGAGGCCAGCGCCGCGATCCCCGGGCCGGCGTGGCGGCGGCGGTGCTGGCTGGCGGCGGCCATCGTGGCGCCCGCGGCGGTGTACCTCGAACCGATCCGGTCCAACTTCGACTTCGGGCAGATCAACGTCGTCCTCATGACCCTGGTGATCGCCGATTGCGTGCCGCGCAAGACGCCGTGGCCGCGCGGTCTGCTGCTCGGCGTGGCCATCGCGCTCAAGCTCACCCCCGCGGTGTTCCTGCTGTACTTCCTGCTCCGTCGGGACCGGCGGGCCCTGCTGACCAGCGTGGCCTCGGCGGTCGTCGCCACCGGGATCGGGTTCGTCGTCGCCCCGCGGGACTCCTGGGTGTACTGGACCGAGACCGTGCACGACACCGACCGCATCGGCACCGCCACCTATCTGACCAACCAGAACATCGCGGGCACCCTGGCCCGGCTCGGGCTCGGGGCGACCCCTCGGTTCGTCATCTGGCTGGTCGCTTGCTTCGCGGTGCTGGCGCTGGTGGCCTGGGCGGTGCGGCGGATCCTGCGCGGGGGCGACCCGCCCGCCCCCGACGTCGCCGACTCAACGGTGCGCGCGGGTGAGCAGTCGGTGCTCGCGGTCGTCTGCGTCGCGATGTTCGGTCTGGTCGTCTCGCCGGTGTCGTGGTCACACCACTGGGTGTGGGCGCTGCCCGCGGTCCTGGTGACGGGGGTGCTCGCCTACCGGTACCGCAGCGTGGCGATGGGCGCGGTCAGCGTCGTCGGCATCCTGCTCATGTACTTCGCGCCCATCCACCTCATGACCGAGCACAAGGAGACGTCGGCGGCGCTGTGGCGTCAGATGCTCGGCGGTTCCTACGTGTGGTGGGCGCTGGCGCTGATCGCCGTGGCGGGCATCGTCGTCCTCCGCGATCGCGCCCGCACCGGGCCTGCCGTCGACGCCGCGCCCGCGCACGCCGTCCGCTGA
- the idsA2 gene encoding bifunctional (2E,6E)-farnesyl/geranyl diphosphate synthase produces MLSVNAAAAPSAIELVGAVTERLRNHLGERRRDAAYIGPEYAEATAALEEFVLRGGKRLRPLFAYWGWRAVAPAGRTADADVLLLFSALELLHACALVHDDVIDASATRRGLPTVHRLFADRHRERGWLGSSEQFGLSTAILLGDLSLVWADDIVASADLAPDARRRVQRVWADIRTEVLGGQYLDIAAEASGADTVESAMNVNTYKTASYTVTRPLQLGAAAAADRPDVQDVFHRAGTDLGVAFQLRDDVLGVFGDPAVTGKPSGDDLRSGKRTVLLAEAVARADASDPLAAKLLRTSVGTDLSDAQVGELCRAIESVGALAAVESRIESLTGEALALLAAAPIDEDAKVGLAELAGLASNRSA; encoded by the coding sequence GTGCTGAGCGTGAATGCTGCCGCCGCACCGTCGGCCATCGAGTTGGTGGGCGCCGTCACCGAACGCCTGCGCAACCATCTCGGCGAGCGGCGTCGCGACGCGGCCTACATCGGTCCGGAGTACGCCGAGGCGACGGCTGCCCTCGAGGAGTTCGTGCTGCGCGGCGGCAAACGTCTGCGGCCACTGTTCGCGTACTGGGGCTGGCGTGCGGTCGCACCCGCGGGCCGTACCGCGGACGCCGACGTGCTGCTGCTGTTCTCCGCACTGGAACTGCTGCATGCGTGCGCGTTGGTCCACGACGACGTCATCGACGCCTCGGCCACGCGACGCGGATTGCCGACGGTGCACCGGCTGTTCGCCGACCGGCATCGCGAACGCGGCTGGCTCGGCTCCTCGGAGCAGTTCGGGTTGTCGACGGCGATCCTGCTCGGTGATCTGTCGCTGGTGTGGGCCGACGACATCGTGGCCTCCGCCGACCTGGCGCCCGACGCCCGGCGCCGGGTGCAGCGCGTGTGGGCCGACATCCGGACCGAGGTGCTCGGCGGCCAGTACCTCGACATCGCCGCGGAGGCCAGCGGCGCGGACACCGTCGAATCGGCGATGAACGTCAACACCTACAAGACGGCGTCCTACACCGTGACGCGACCCCTGCAGCTCGGCGCCGCGGCCGCGGCCGACCGGCCCGACGTGCAGGACGTGTTCCACCGCGCGGGCACCGACCTCGGCGTGGCCTTTCAGCTGCGCGACGACGTCCTGGGCGTGTTCGGTGACCCGGCCGTCACCGGCAAACCCTCCGGTGACGACCTGCGCTCGGGCAAGCGCACGGTGCTGCTGGCCGAGGCCGTCGCGCGCGCCGACGCGTCGGATCCCTTGGCGGCCAAGCTGTTGCGCACGTCCGTCGGAACGGACCTGTCCGACGCCCAGGTCGGCGAACTGTGCCGGGCCATCGAATCGGTCGGCGCCCTCGCCGCGGTGGAGAGCCGCATCGAGTCCCTCACCGGGGAGGCCCTGGCGCTGCTGGCGGCGGCGCCCATCGACGAGGACGCCAAGGTCGGTCTGGCCGAACTCGCCGGATTGGCCTCCAACCGGTCCGCCTGA
- a CDS encoding Rv2175c family DNA-binding protein — protein sequence MSTIPAADDILDPDEAVYDLPTVASILGVPVTKVHQQLRQKHLIGVLRNGVLVVPQIFFDGSQVVRSLPGLLVVLHDGGYGETEIVRWLFTPDASLTISRDGSTETRANARPVDALHSHQAREVVRRAQAMAY from the coding sequence GTGAGCACCATTCCGGCCGCGGACGACATCCTCGACCCCGACGAAGCCGTCTACGACCTCCCCACCGTCGCGTCCATTCTCGGCGTGCCCGTCACCAAGGTGCATCAGCAGCTACGGCAGAAGCACCTGATCGGCGTGCTCCGCAACGGCGTGCTGGTGGTACCGCAGATCTTCTTCGACGGCAGCCAGGTCGTCCGCAGCCTGCCCGGGTTGCTGGTCGTCCTGCACGACGGTGGTTACGGCGAGACCGAGATCGTGCGGTGGTTGTTCACTCCCGACGCATCGCTGACCATCAGCCGAGACGGTTCGACCGAGACCCGCGCCAACGCCAGGCCGGTCGACGCGCTGCACTCCCATCAGGCCCGCGAGGTGGTGCGGCGCGCCCAGGCCATGGCCTACTGA